The genomic region ACGGACAAAGACGTTCTCGAAGAAATCAATGAATCCAACGCCGAGGATGCTGAAGATACCGATAATCATCACAGGCACCAAATTCCCATTTTGGACTACCACTCCATGTCCATGGAAAATTTGGTCGGGGAATTGCAGCGTTTGGTACGTAACGAAAAGGTGCAAGCCATAAAAAAACATGTAGACGGCATCAAGTACGAGTTTGATCTAAAGTTCCAGGAGTTTTTGGAGCACAAAAAAGAAGAGTTCATCGCCAATGGTGGCAACGAGATAGATTTCAGATATAACTCAGTGGCCAAAAGACAGTTTAATGAAGTTTACTCCGATTACCGAGAAAAAAGAAACCAATACTACAAGAGCCTAGAACAAAACCTAAAATCAAATTTAACAAAACGCTTGGAACTTATTGAGGAACTAAAGGGCCTTGTAAGTATGGAGGAGGATATGAACACCACCTACAAGCATTTTAAAGATGTGCAGGAACGATGGCGAAATGCAGGCCCTATACCACGCAACAATTATAACGATGTATGGCGAACATACCATCACCACGTAGAAATTTTTTATGATTTTTTACATTTAAATAGGGAACTGCGTGATTTAGACTTTAAGCACAACTTGGAAGAAAAGCTCAAGATCGTGGAACGTACAGAGTCGCTGGCCAACGAACCGGATTTGAACAAAGCCTTTCAAGAACTACAGACCTTACATAAAATCTGGAAAGAGGATATTGGTCCCGTTGGCAAGGAGCACAGGGAAGAAATTTGGGAGCGTTTTAGCAAGGCTACCAAGGTAATGCACCAAAGAAGGCAAGATTATTATAAGGAACAGGATAAAGTTTATGGGAAAAACCTGGAGAAGAAGAACGAAATTATAACATCCATTCAAACAATCGCCGATAATGTCGCCGATAACCATAAAGGTATACAGTCACAAATTAAAGAAGTGGAAGCTTTACGGGATTCCTTTTTCAAGGCAGGCAAAGTACCCCAAAAAGTAAACGAGAAGACCTGGGCTTCCTTTAAGGATGCCGTGCGTAATTTTAACCGGAATAAAAATGCCTACTATAAAAATATTAAAAAGGACCAAAGTGAAAATCTAGACAAAAAACGCGCTTTACTGGACAAGGCCTTAGCCTTAAAAGATAGTGAGGATTGGGATGTGGCCACTCCCGAAATGAAACGCATACAGAGCGAATGGAAAAAAATAGGACATGTCCCCAGAAAATATTCCGATAAAATCTGGAAACAGTTCAAAGATGCCTGTAATCATTATTTTGATAGGTTACACAGCCAAAAGAACGAGGCCAATAAAGAAGAATTTGAAAATTTTGAAAAGAAAGCGGCTTGTTTAGATAAGCTAAAAGCATTTCAACTGAGTGGCAAAAGAGATGAGGATATTAAAGCCATCAAGGCATTTATTGAAGAATGGAAAGAGTATGGTAGGGTCCCCTTCAATAAAAAACATATCAATGTTAAGTTCAATAAGATTTTAGATGCCATTTTCAAAAAATTGGATATGGGTAGGCAAGAATCCGAACTCTTAAAATACGGTAATAAAATACAACAGCTTTCGAATGCTGAAGATGAACGTGCCATAGCCAATGAGCGCACCTTTATCAGAAGAAAGATTGATGAAAGCAAAAACGAAATAAGACAGTTGGAGACCAATCTCCAGTTTTTTTCAAATGCCTCCGAGGACAATCCCTTGGTACAGGATGTCGTCAAGCGGGTGAATAGCCATAAAGCATCACTCGCCACTTGGAAAGAGAAATTAAAAAAACTAAACATCATGCAACATAACCTCAACAAAGAGGCAGAGGAAGAAAATGGTGTCACAGAAACTTCGGAGGAGGAATAATTTATTATTGGATAATGTGTTCCAGAAATTCAATTAAAATATGCAGCCTACCAGGATAAACAAATATTTGAGCGAAGTGGGCTATTGTTCCAGAAGGGCAGCTGACAAACTCATTGAACAAGGCAGGATCACCATCAACGGTAAAGTTCCGGAAATGGGAACAAAAATTACCGAAGGTGATGAAGTCAGGGTAGATACCGAGCTTATTTCCCCACCAAAAGAAAAACCCGTTTATATTGCTTTCAATAAGCCTATCGGTATCGTTTGCACGACCGATACCAAAGTTGAAAAGGACAATATCATAGACTATATAAATTTTCCCAAGCGTATTTTTCCGATAGGCCGATTGGACAAACCTAGTGAGGGCCTTATCTTTTTGACCAACGATGGGGATATCGTAAATAAGATACTTAGGGCCCGCAACAATCATGAAAAAGAATATATGGTCACCGTGAACAAACCTATTACTGAGGCGTTTATCAAAAAAATGGGAAATGGTGTACCCATTTTGGATACTATTACCCGAAAGTGTAAAGTAGAAAAATTGAGCACCTATCAATTTAAAATTATTCTTACACAAGGCCTTAATAGGCAAATACGTCGTATGTGCGAGTACCTGGACTATAGGGTCATAAAATTAAAGCGGGTAAGGATTATGAACGTAACCCTAGATATTCCCATAGGAAAATGGCGGTATCTCACCCAAGCCGAAATGAACGAAATCAATACAATGGTATCATCGTCTGCAAAAGTACATAAAGACAATATTGATCAACAATAGGGAAATTTAATGTAGGCCTGTATTGTTTTGAAATTTTTAACATGCGTATATCCCTAAAAATCATTAACTTACTATATTAAAAATCATCAAATGAAAAATTCAATTTATATCGCCACGTTCATACTTGTATGTATGATTGGTACAACAAATCTGAGAGCCGCTAGCTTATTTCAGCAAGAACAAACAATGCAGGACAACTCCTTTAATCAATTCAAAGGGGAAATAATGGATAGCGCTACAAAAAAACCGTTGATTTTCGCAACATTGACCCTCGAAGGCTCAAACATTAGTACGGTAACCAATACTGAAGGGGAATTTGCTTTAAAAATTCCCAGTGATGTTACCGAAGGCAATATTGTTGTTTCTTTTTTAGGCTACAAGACCAAGACACTCCCGTTATCCTCTTTTACCGAAGAAGACAACGAGATTTATCTGGATGTTTTTGTTACGGAACTGTCGGAAGTAGATTTGGCCGTTCCCAACAATGCAGAACAGTTGGTAAGGGAAACCTTGAAGAAAAAAGGGGAAAACTATTTTGAAGATGCTACCGTAATGACCGCATTTTATAGGGAGACCATAAAAAAGAGAAGAAAAAATGTTTCGTTGTCAGAGGCTGTAGTGAATATCTACAAAACGCCATACACCTCTAAACGTAGGGATGCCGTTGAACTCTATAAAGCAAGAAAAAGCACGGACTATAGTAAATTGGACACTTTGGCCTTTAAATTGCAAGGTGGCCCTTTCAACACTTTGTTTATTGATATCATGAAATATCCGGAGTATATTTTTACTACAGAATCCATTTCGGACTATAACTTTAATTTTGCCGGTTCTACCAGAGTCAACAATCAGTTGGTATATATTGTAAATTTCAAACAAAAGAAAAATATTCTCAACCAATTGTACCAAGGAAAACTCTTTATCAATGCAAAGGATAAAATACTCACCAGTGCTATTTACTCCTTGAACATTACCGATAAAAGGGAAGCTGCCAAATTATTTGTTAGAAGAAAACCTAGCAATGCAGAGGTATATCCAAATGAAGTCGCTTATCGCGTTGACTACAGGGAAAAAAACGGTAAATGGTATTACGGTTATAGCAACGTACTTTTAGAGTTTAAGATCGATTGGGACAAACGATTGTTCAATTCGGTATATAGCATGTCGTGCGAAATGGCAATAACCGATTGGGAAAAGAACGTAACCAACCAACTGCCCAAATACAAACAAAGGCTGAAATCAAGTATAATACTGGGAGATGAGGCCATTGGTTTCTCCGATCCCGATTTTTGGGGGGAATATAACATTATAGAACCCGAAAAATCTATTGAGTCCGCAATTAAAAAAATCCAACGCCAATTGAAAAGAAGTAAGTCTAGCGGCGAATCCAAACCATAAAACCATTAAGATTTCGTAAAAAGAGCCACTTTATAAGTGGCTCTTTTTTGTTAGGATTTACCGAGATTTTTTAATTATCCATATTTTTATTTTGACCGTTATCAAGAAGGCTTTAAATTTAGGAAACCTCCGTAATTCCTCTTATATCTAAAACAATCGTATGTTCTCAAGAAGGTCATTTTTAAACATAACCGCACTATTTTCAGCTTCCACGTTACTACCGAACATAGCCTATCCTGAAAAACAACCATCATTGGTCAACTCCAAAATACTTCCCAAACGTTTACGGAAAGGAGATACCATTGGTCTGATCGCTCCCGGCTATGCCATACAAAACGAAACCCTTAAAGAGGCAAAAAGCATACTGAAAGCTATGGGGTTCATCCCCTTTCATACCGATAGCATCGTCGGTAATTTTGGATATTTCAGCAATACCGATGCAGAAAGGGCAAAAGACTTGAATGAAATGTTCGCAAACCCAAAGATTGATGCTATTTTATGTGCTAGAGGCGGGTACGGATGCACACGCATTATGCAGATGATAGATTATGAAAATATAAGGGCCAACCCAAAACTATTGATAGGCTTCAGCGATATAACCGTATTATTAAACGGGATATATCAAAAAACGGGTCTGGTCACCTTTCACGGCCCAGTTGGTAGTACCCTTGAGAACCCATACACATTGAAACAATTAAAAAAGGTTGTTATGAATTCCAAAAGCGACCTTTTGATAGAAAACGTGGATATGGAAGCCATTGAGGATAAAAAAAATCCGGAATACGAGCGTTATACGATTACAAGCGGTAGCGCATCGGGAATTTTGATCGGTGGTAGCCTTACTTTGATAAATGCACTGATCGGCACGCCGCACGAAATAGATTTTACCGATAAAATAGTTTGTCTTGAAGATGTAGAAGAAGCCCCATACCGCATAGACCGTATGCTTACCCAATTGATCGAAGGCCCTACCTTTAAAAATGCGGCAGGTATAGTTTTTGGCGTATGTGCCGGTTGCAATTCGAGTTCCAACCCAAAATCGTTTACATTAAAAGAAGTACTTCTGGACAGAATCGCCCCTTTGGGCATACCTGCCGCATACGGTATGAGTTTTGGGCATGTTCCCGAAAACTTTACTTTCCCCATAGGAACAAAGGCTAGCTGGGATGCCGATGTTATGAATTTAGAGCTTCAGGAAAAATGGGTCCAATAAACCAAAGTCCCATTTTTCAGGGATACAAAATACACTGAAAACCGATTTACAACAAACTTCGCATCCTATTTATATTTGTACATCAAAGAAAAAAATAAATATGAAAACTACCCGTTTTCTATTTGTATTCCAATGTAATAACGACCACGCATGAAAAACGTAGTACCCACATTTAAAAGACCCATTAAAAGTAAGGATGAACCAAGAACCGATGTTTCCCACTGGGATAAGGCGATGGACGCCTATGATGCCAAAGACCACCGGAAAACCATCATTGAGACCATTAACTACATGAACCCAAGTTTATTGTGGGGAAAAGAGACCAATGGTAACATTGAAATCGATCAAGGGCAAGGTTCGGCACAAATACATGTAAAAGTAACCAATGACAAATTTTTAGTAAAAGCCCCTTTTCTTAAAATAACAGAGAATACCAACAAGGTGGCCCTGTTTAGAAAAATCGGCGAGATAAATTTCAACCCGTTGACATTGGCCCAAATACGTTTGAGGAACGATACACTTTGGTTTGAATACGAAATGCCAGTTACCTTGGCTCAACCTTACAAAATTTATGATGTACTACGTGAAATTTGTGTTTATGCTGATGATTATGACGATGAGTTTGTAGAAAAATATAAAGCTGGCTTTTATCAAGAGCCCAATGTCACCCCTCTTTCTGAAGAGGAAAAAGAAAAAGTCTGGCAACAGATCAATACCATTTTAACTGAATGGAAAGAGTATGTGGCCTTTTTTAAGGAAAAAAGATGGGATGCCTTTCAATGGGACATTACGGTAATTTCCATACTCAAAATAGTGAACATGCCCTACGTACACGGTAATCTAAGAACCAAGTTGCAGGAGTACGTACACAATTTGTTCAACGGTAAGATCGATTTTAACCATAGAATAGATAAGGGCAACAACTTTATGCAAAAATTATGTGCAAAGACCAAGGATGAGTACATGAAGGATATTTACCATGCCGAGGCTTTTGTTTCCCTAAAGTGGCGGAGTTCTACCCAAATTCTCCAAGACGATGCAAAAAATATGGAGCGTAATGTAGCCAAATATGTGAAAGATAGGGACAATCTTATGCTATGTTATTATTTACAATATTCGTTCCTTCACATTTTGTACAATTTTAATGTTGAGGAAGTGCATAAAAACGCCATATATGATGTTTTGGAAGAGGTATCGGGGAAAGAGCTGCACATAGCCGCTCCCAAACTCTTAAAAACCTATTACGGCTTTTTGGACGGTAATACAAAAACATCCAGTAAAAGTGGTTCTAAAAAAGGATTGTTCGCAAAACTATTCGGTTAATCAAACAGAGGCAAAAACAATGGAAAATATAAGAAAATCAGTTTTTAAGATTATAACGGCATCGGGTACCGGAAGTGGTTTTACCGTTAGTGGCCATAATCACGTTATTACCAACTACCACGTCATTAAAGGAGAAAAAGTGGTCGCAGTTGAAGATTATAAAAAAGATAGGCATGTGGCCAATGTGGTCATGGTGAATCCAGAAGTTGATTTGGCTTTTTTGCATATTGACGGATTTGAAAATACGCAAACCGATATCTCGTTGCAAGAAGATGTCCTAATCAGCAATACCCAAAAAGTATTCATAAACGGATACCCATTCGGAATGCCCTATACCATTACCGAAGGTATTGTATCGTCTATCAGCCAACCTATGGGGGGAAAACAGTACATACAGACCGATGCTGCCGTTAACCCAGGAAACTCGGGAGGCCCCATGCTCAACGAAGCAGGTGTTTTGGTAGGGGTGACCACATCCAAATTCACCGAGGCAGATAACGTGGGTTTTGGAATAAAGCATTCGGACCTTTTCAAAGAAATAAGTGATTTCACATATATCGATAATGCGTACCGGGTAAAATGCAACTCATGCGATTCGTATACCGAAGAAGAAGCTGAATTCTGTACTAATTGCGGTAATGACATGGATATTTCCTACTGGGAAGAATTCGAGAAAAGCCACTTTGCCAATTTTGTGGAAAATGCACTTACGGAACTTGGTATGAATCCAGTGCTGGGAAGAGCTGGCAGGGATTTTTGGGAATTTCATCAGGGCAGTGCCTTGGTTAGGATATTTGTTTTCAAAAGGGATTATTTGGTGGCAACATCGCCATTGAACAAATTGCCTAAGCAAAATTTAGAGGGTTTAATGACCTATATCCTAGAGAAAAATGTAGAGCCCTATTATTTGGGCATTCATCAAAACAACATCTATTTATCGTACAGAACACATTTATCCGATATTTTCACGGATCATGTGGATACCATAAAAGAAAACATAAAAAATCTAGCTTTAAAGGCTGATGATCTGGATAATTTCTTCATGGATACCTACGGCTGTGAAATGGCCATAGAATCAAAAGAAGAATTGTAAATAAATTAAATAGGTAGAAGAAAAAGGCTCGGATGTGAAGACATCTGAGCCTTTACGCATAAATTAATGTTCTTATTTAGAAAACTCGGTCAGTGTTTTCTTGATGATAGAAACACAATCCAACAACTGCTCTTTGGTCATTACCAAAGGCGGTGCAAAGCGAATAATATTACCATGCGTAGGTTTTGCCAATAAGCCATTTGCTTTAAGGGCCATGCAAATATCCCAAGCTGTGGAACTCTCTTCGGTATCATTGATAAGGATGGCATTTAAAAGTCCCTTTCCCCGAACGCTGGATACCAAGTCACAACCAAGTATAAACTTTTCAAGCTCTGAACGAAAAAGTTTCCCCAATTGATATGCGTTTTCTGCCAATTCCTCATTTTTTATAACTTCAAGAGCGGCCATGCCCACTGCCGCTGCGACCGGGTTCCCACCAAAGGTACTACCGTGGTTTCCAGGTTTTATGACATTCATAATGTCGTTATTTGCCAAAACAGCGGATACAGGGTATGCACCGCCGGACAATGCTTTTCCTAAAATCAAAATATCCGGTTTTACTTCTGGCACGCCACTACAGTGCTTATCGGTACAGGAACAATTCCCACAAGTGGCCAAAAGCCTACCTGTACGGGCAATACCTGTTTGTACTTCATCGGCTATAAAAAGAACGTTATGTTTTTCACAAAGCTCCCGCGCAGCTTTTAGATACCCTTCGGATGGAACATAAACTCCGGCCTCGCCCTGTATGGGTTCAACCAAGAATCCAGCTATATTGGCATTGCACTCCAAAGCTTCTTTTAAAGCATTTAGGTTATCGTATTCTATTTTGATGAATCCTTTTGTAAATGGTCCAAAGTTCTTTCGAGCAACGGGATCGTTCGAAAATGAGATAATGGTAGTGGTACGCCCGTGAAAATTATTTTCACAAACTATGATCTGTGCCTCATTTTCTGAAATACCTTTTTTCTCATAAGCCCATTTACGACATATTTTCAGAGCTGTCTCCACAGCTTCGGCCCCAGTGTTCATGGGCAAAAGTTTGTCAAAGTGAAAGGTTTCGGTAGCATACTTTTCAAACCTGCCCAACATATCGTTATAAAACGCCCTGGATGTCAACGTGAGTGTTTCGGCTTGGTTAACCATAGCACTTACGATTTTTGGGTGGCAATGCCCTTGGTTCACTGCCGAATAGGCTGAAAGGAAATCATAGTATTTTTTTCCTTCAACGTCCCACACATAAACCCCTTCTCCCCTACTCAAAACAACGGGTAACGGGTGATAATTATGTGCACCGTACTTATTCTCTAATTCAATTGCTTGCTGCGATGTCATTTGTTCTAAAACAGCCATTTTAATATAGTTTTAATTAAAATAAAATAACCATTCCTTCTGTACCTTTTTCCCTTCGAAGTATCGAAAATTCAGCGTAGGAGAGAAATCATCCTTAGTAGAATCGTAAAATTACTAAATATTTTACTTAATCATCTACTTTATCTTTTTGGTGGGATAATATGGATAGCTGAAATTCCAGCCGCTTGAGTTCCCTTAAAATATCGTTTTTGTCCATTTGCATCCATATATATAACTTGATCATACTCATGAAAATCATGCATAGGAAACCTGCACAGGCCCATTTAATCAGTTCGTTCGTTATTTCGGTATTGAAGAACCTTATGGCACAAAAAACAAATATCAAGAAAATTATTATATTCACTATGGTCATTACCGTGGCCAACCAACCTGTTTTCACTTTATGTACCTGACCAAATTTTTCCATCAGATTCTGCTCGCCCAAATCTTCATAAAACTTTGCCTCTTCCAGACTCAATGTTTCTTTGATAAGTTCATCTATTTTTTCGCTTTCTTTTTTCATCACTTGTATTTTACGATTGATTTTAATTTTTCCCTTGCATAAAAAAGCCTTGATTTAACCGTGCCGATTGAAATCTTTAAAATATCGGCAATCTCTTTCAAGGTATAGTTTTCAGTATAAAACAGACGTAATACGATTTGTTGTTCTTTAGGCAGAGTTTTTATCATACTATAAAGTTTTGTCAAATTATCCTTATTGTCTTTTGCACTATCGCCCGTGATTTTACTTTTATGATATTCGTGAAGCCTGTTTAATTCCTTTTTTTGCTTTTCAACATAATCCAATGATTTATGAATAACGATTTTAAATGCCCAACTTCCAAAAAGGTTAGGGTTTCTTAATCCGTTTAATTTATTAATGATTACACCCCAACAATCTTGAACAATATCTTTTGAAGCATGAATGTCATTTGTATAAAAAAAGGCATGGTTACATAACCTTTTATGGTATTTCCGCACCAACAATCCCATAGCCCTTCTATCACCGGAACGATACTGTAACACTAACAGCCCATCAAATATTTTATTGGTATCATTCATAATACTGCTCTATACCTAAGAGGCGCAAAAAACAAAAAGGTTCAAATTTTTCCTTAAAAAAGTGTTATTCCCATTAAAGTTAAACCAATAAAAGCAACGCTATTGTTACATTTGCCCATGCGAAAAAAGAAAAGGCGACAGGTTTTTGAAAATGTAGAAGTGGTAGATGCCGGCGCAAAAGGCAAAACCATTGGTAAAGCTCCCGACGGTAGGGTTATCTTTTTGACCAATACGGTGCCCGGTGACGTGGTTGATGTGCAGACCACTAAAAAAAGAAAAGCCTATTTTGAAGGCGTTGCGACAACATTTCATTCCTTATCCGATAAACGCGTTGAACCTAAATGTCAACATTTTGGCACCTGTGGTGGGTGCAAATGGCAGGATATGGGTTATGAGCATCAGCTCTTTTACAAACAAAAAGAGGTAGAGAATAATCTGAAACGTATCGGTCATCTGGAACTGCCTAAAATCTCACCTATTTTAGGCTCAAAAAAACAATACTTCTACCGCAATAAGATGGAATTTTCGTTTTCGGACACCCGATGGTTGACTTTGGAAGAATTACAGTCCGATACCGTATTTACCGATAAAAATGCCTTAGGATTTCATATTCCCGGGATGTGGGATAAAATTCTGGATATAAAAAAATGTCATCTGCAACAAGACCCTTCCAATGCCATTCGCCTGGAGACCAAGGATTTTGCAACTAAAAACGGGCTTACTTTTTTTAATCCGAGACATCAACACGGTATGCTTCGCACCTTAATGATCCGTACTTCATCAACTGGTGAGATTATGGTACTGGTCCAGTTTTTTGAGGATGATACCGCCAAAAGAAATTTATTACTGAATCATTTGGCAGAAAAATTTCCGGAAATCACTTCACTGCTCTACGTCATCAATAAAAAACAAAATGATACCATATACGATCAAGAAATAATCTGCCATGCAGGTCGCGATCATATTTTTGAGCAAATGGAAGGCTTGCGATTCACAATAAACGCAAAATCATTTTACCAGACCAATTCCGATCAAGCCTATGAACTGTATAAAATAACCAGGAACTTCGCCAATTTAAATGGGGACGAACTGGTTTATGACCTGTATACGGGTACGGGCACCATTGCTCAATTCATATCCAAAAAGGCAAAAAAAGTGGTGGGTATAGAATCTGTTCCAGAAGCTATTTTAGATGCAAAAGCCAATGCCAAAAGAAATAGGATTGATAACGTTGATTTTTTTGCGGGCGATATGAAAAATGTTTTCAATACACAGTTCATCGCAGAAAATGGAACGCCAGATGTAATCATTACGGATCCGCCTAGAGATGGCATGCATAAAGATGTGGTACGACAAATACTTGATATTGGCGCCAAAAAAGTGGTTTATGTAAGCTGTAACAGCGCAACTCAAGCACGTGATCTGGCACTAATGAAGCATATGTACAAAATCAAAAAAGTACAGCCCGTAGATATGTTTCCCCAAACCCACCATGTTGAAAATGTTGTACTTTTGGAAAAGTTATAACGCAATGAAAAAATTAAGATATCGTATATTTTTTTTATTGGTGGTCATCGCTTTTTCGGCATGTGAAAAAGATGATATCTGCGTTGATGGTGATACGCCACTTTTGGTTATTGATTTTTTGGATTTTGAAGATACTGAAAATGAAACGCCCAAGGTCGTACCCAGTATTAGGGTAATAGGCGTGGGAAAAACCCCTATACCTACATTTAACGACCCGCCTGCCCAGGAACGTACCGATTTGGAAAGTATTGTAATTCCGTTAGACCCGACTGTAACATCGGTCAGTTTTGTTTTTATAAATGATTCGGCCGATAATGACGATGGCGTAGAAACCGGTAATTTAGATACCTTGACATTTAATTATACGGTAAAGGAAAAGTTTGTTTCCCGTGCATGCGGATTTATAGCCATCTACGAAAATC from Costertonia aggregata harbors:
- a CDS encoding DUF349 domain-containing protein, with the translated sequence MLEDKDKIQENLENENKDSTDVTPKSEEKLESEKVKPEQENHKAETTEKAGEEKANETVKIDCEVSEEINESKNDTKDTSQSEASENVTDDSTETDKDVLEEINESNAEDAEDTDNHHRHQIPILDYHSMSMENLVGELQRLVRNEKVQAIKKHVDGIKYEFDLKFQEFLEHKKEEFIANGGNEIDFRYNSVAKRQFNEVYSDYREKRNQYYKSLEQNLKSNLTKRLELIEELKGLVSMEEDMNTTYKHFKDVQERWRNAGPIPRNNYNDVWRTYHHHVEIFYDFLHLNRELRDLDFKHNLEEKLKIVERTESLANEPDLNKAFQELQTLHKIWKEDIGPVGKEHREEIWERFSKATKVMHQRRQDYYKEQDKVYGKNLEKKNEIITSIQTIADNVADNHKGIQSQIKEVEALRDSFFKAGKVPQKVNEKTWASFKDAVRNFNRNKNAYYKNIKKDQSENLDKKRALLDKALALKDSEDWDVATPEMKRIQSEWKKIGHVPRKYSDKIWKQFKDACNHYFDRLHSQKNEANKEEFENFEKKAACLDKLKAFQLSGKRDEDIKAIKAFIEEWKEYGRVPFNKKHINVKFNKILDAIFKKLDMGRQESELLKYGNKIQQLSNAEDERAIANERTFIRRKIDESKNEIRQLETNLQFFSNASEDNPLVQDVVKRVNSHKASLATWKEKLKKLNIMQHNLNKEAEEENGVTETSEEE
- the rluF gene encoding 23S rRNA pseudouridine(2604) synthase RluF, which codes for MQPTRINKYLSEVGYCSRRAADKLIEQGRITINGKVPEMGTKITEGDEVRVDTELISPPKEKPVYIAFNKPIGIVCTTDTKVEKDNIIDYINFPKRIFPIGRLDKPSEGLIFLTNDGDIVNKILRARNNHEKEYMVTVNKPITEAFIKKMGNGVPILDTITRKCKVEKLSTYQFKIILTQGLNRQIRRMCEYLDYRVIKLKRVRIMNVTLDIPIGKWRYLTQAEMNEINTMVSSSAKVHKDNIDQQ
- a CDS encoding carboxypeptidase-like regulatory domain-containing protein, which translates into the protein MKNSIYIATFILVCMIGTTNLRAASLFQQEQTMQDNSFNQFKGEIMDSATKKPLIFATLTLEGSNISTVTNTEGEFALKIPSDVTEGNIVVSFLGYKTKTLPLSSFTEEDNEIYLDVFVTELSEVDLAVPNNAEQLVRETLKKKGENYFEDATVMTAFYRETIKKRRKNVSLSEAVVNIYKTPYTSKRRDAVELYKARKSTDYSKLDTLAFKLQGGPFNTLFIDIMKYPEYIFTTESISDYNFNFAGSTRVNNQLVYIVNFKQKKNILNQLYQGKLFINAKDKILTSAIYSLNITDKREAAKLFVRRKPSNAEVYPNEVAYRVDYREKNGKWYYGYSNVLLEFKIDWDKRLFNSVYSMSCEMAITDWEKNVTNQLPKYKQRLKSSIILGDEAIGFSDPDFWGEYNIIEPEKSIESAIKKIQRQLKRSKSSGESKP
- a CDS encoding S66 peptidase family protein; its protein translation is MFSRRSFLNITALFSASTLLPNIAYPEKQPSLVNSKILPKRLRKGDTIGLIAPGYAIQNETLKEAKSILKAMGFIPFHTDSIVGNFGYFSNTDAERAKDLNEMFANPKIDAILCARGGYGCTRIMQMIDYENIRANPKLLIGFSDITVLLNGIYQKTGLVTFHGPVGSTLENPYTLKQLKKVVMNSKSDLLIENVDMEAIEDKKNPEYERYTITSGSASGILIGGSLTLINALIGTPHEIDFTDKIVCLEDVEEAPYRIDRMLTQLIEGPTFKNAAGIVFGVCAGCNSSSNPKSFTLKEVLLDRIAPLGIPAAYGMSFGHVPENFTFPIGTKASWDADVMNLELQEKWVQ
- a CDS encoding T3SS (YopN, CesT) and YbjN peptide-binding chaperone 1, translated to MKNVVPTFKRPIKSKDEPRTDVSHWDKAMDAYDAKDHRKTIIETINYMNPSLLWGKETNGNIEIDQGQGSAQIHVKVTNDKFLVKAPFLKITENTNKVALFRKIGEINFNPLTLAQIRLRNDTLWFEYEMPVTLAQPYKIYDVLREICVYADDYDDEFVEKYKAGFYQEPNVTPLSEEEKEKVWQQINTILTEWKEYVAFFKEKRWDAFQWDITVISILKIVNMPYVHGNLRTKLQEYVHNLFNGKIDFNHRIDKGNNFMQKLCAKTKDEYMKDIYHAEAFVSLKWRSSTQILQDDAKNMERNVAKYVKDRDNLMLCYYLQYSFLHILYNFNVEEVHKNAIYDVLEEVSGKELHIAAPKLLKTYYGFLDGNTKTSSKSGSKKGLFAKLFG
- the rocD gene encoding ornithine--oxo-acid transaminase, which translates into the protein MAVLEQMTSQQAIELENKYGAHNYHPLPVVLSRGEGVYVWDVEGKKYYDFLSAYSAVNQGHCHPKIVSAMVNQAETLTLTSRAFYNDMLGRFEKYATETFHFDKLLPMNTGAEAVETALKICRKWAYEKKGISENEAQIIVCENNFHGRTTTIISFSNDPVARKNFGPFTKGFIKIEYDNLNALKEALECNANIAGFLVEPIQGEAGVYVPSEGYLKAARELCEKHNVLFIADEVQTGIARTGRLLATCGNCSCTDKHCSGVPEVKPDILILGKALSGGAYPVSAVLANNDIMNVIKPGNHGSTFGGNPVAAAVGMAALEVIKNEELAENAYQLGKLFRSELEKFILGCDLVSSVRGKGLLNAILINDTEESSTAWDICMALKANGLLAKPTHGNIIRFAPPLVMTKEQLLDCVSIIKKTLTEFSK
- a CDS encoding DUF6768 family protein; translation: MKKESEKIDELIKETLSLEEAKFYEDLGEQNLMEKFGQVHKVKTGWLATVMTIVNIIIFLIFVFCAIRFFNTEITNELIKWACAGFLCMIFMSMIKLYIWMQMDKNDILRELKRLEFQLSILSHQKDKVDD
- a CDS encoding RNA polymerase sigma factor, whose protein sequence is MNDTNKIFDGLLVLQYRSGDRRAMGLLVRKYHKRLCNHAFFYTNDIHASKDIVQDCWGVIINKLNGLRNPNLFGSWAFKIVIHKSLDYVEKQKKELNRLHEYHKSKITGDSAKDNKDNLTKLYSMIKTLPKEQQIVLRLFYTENYTLKEIADILKISIGTVKSRLFYAREKLKSIVKYK
- the rlmD gene encoding 23S rRNA (uracil(1939)-C(5))-methyltransferase RlmD, whose amino-acid sequence is MRKKKRRQVFENVEVVDAGAKGKTIGKAPDGRVIFLTNTVPGDVVDVQTTKKRKAYFEGVATTFHSLSDKRVEPKCQHFGTCGGCKWQDMGYEHQLFYKQKEVENNLKRIGHLELPKISPILGSKKQYFYRNKMEFSFSDTRWLTLEELQSDTVFTDKNALGFHIPGMWDKILDIKKCHLQQDPSNAIRLETKDFATKNGLTFFNPRHQHGMLRTLMIRTSSTGEIMVLVQFFEDDTAKRNLLLNHLAEKFPEITSLLYVINKKQNDTIYDQEIICHAGRDHIFEQMEGLRFTINAKSFYQTNSDQAYELYKITRNFANLNGDELVYDLYTGTGTIAQFISKKAKKVVGIESVPEAILDAKANAKRNRIDNVDFFAGDMKNVFNTQFIAENGTPDVIITDPPRDGMHKDVVRQILDIGAKKVVYVSCNSATQARDLALMKHMYKIKKVQPVDMFPQTHHVENVVLLEKL